In Roseibium algicola, the DNA window GATACCCATCCTCTGAGCCAGATCTGGTAGTGCCTTTGGGTCACGGCAGAAACTACATGAATATCGATCAACGAACATGTTGACAGTCGAAGGCATGCTTCCTCTGGATTTCTCATACGCCCGCATCAGGGAATGCGCTTCTCCATGCGTGAGATATTGCCCAGTGCCCTGACCATATTTTACGCCTAGAGTATCAGCCCACGATCTACCTAGTTCTTTATCCGTGTCCCTAACGAGCACTGACGAATTCACGCCAAACACGGGTTTCCCATCGAGATCAACGAACGCAACAGTTCCCTTTCTGTCCCCCTTAAGAGGGATACTATCTCCTAATTCAATCAGTCCACCTTTGTGCTTTCTGAATTCATCAATGGTCGCAAACGCAACGTCTGCGGTATACGGCGCCCTGTTTCCATTGATAAGTACGCGTTTTGCCCCCAAAGCAGTAACAATCGCCGCCGTTGTGACGGCGGCGACCAATTTCAGGTCTTTGACTTCCTGATTGGAAAGGCCTTGCTCTTTTGCAAAACGCTCAACCGTTCTGGCAACAGCCTCTGAAGAAAGCTCCCCTGCGTCTGCAAGTGGTTTAAGCGCCTCTTTGTACTCAGCGTATTTCTCCTCGCCGAGCGCAAGCCGCATGCTCACGTCGCGGATCAACGAAACCGACATGCCCAGAGACTGCGCCCCTGCGACCAACACTTCATCCGAGGCCATCTCGCGCAGCGTTTCTGCGGTTTTGGTAATCGAAGCAGGTAGTTCGGTGTCGCCTCTCTCACCAACCAGATAATCGCGTGCGTATTCCTCCAGCAAGCGGCTGAGCATCTGGACGCAAGCTTCGCGTTCCCGCGGTGTCAGTTCTGCAATTTCACGGCCGTTTTCATCGAACAGCACACAGCCGGTGGCAGCATGGGCCGAGGAGACAACGAGGTCCCAGAGGTTGAAGCCTCGGCGACCGGAACAGGTTACCAGCGCACGAAGATCGAGGTCGCCTTCGTCAATTGCCTTGGCGACGGTTTTTGCCGTGTCCAGTTCCGACGGAGTGAGCGCACCAGATGCGGCCAGTTCTTCTCCCAACGCCCGGAACGCTTCCCCGAGTGCCTTTCCGGTGACTTCGATGCCTTCGACAGCCTTCTCGAGAGATGTGTCGGAGAGATAGAGCTCGAACCCTTCTTCTTTCCGGGATGTGACAACCACGACGGCATCCGGATCGCGATTGATGTTTGCAAGCTGGGTTTCTGTTGTTGTTTTATCTTCCGCCGCTTCCCGGTCCGCTTCGGTGCGCAGGGCTTCGGCGCGGGCCGTGTCGCCTTCGGCTTCTGCCGCGTCGGCCTCGGCTTCCAGGTCGGCGGCCTTGATGCCGTCGCCGTCGCCGTCGCGCACGATGATCTCGCCCTCGCCAATGGTGGCGCGGGCAACGCCCTCGGTTTCGGAGTTGGAATAGGCCCCTTCCACCGTGATGCCCGGTTTGGACTTGCCTTCCGGATTGGAGCCGACGCTGACGCCGACCGAACCGGAAACCTGCCGGCCCTTGCGGTGAAGGTCGATATCCGCCGTTTCCAGACGCTCGGTTTCAAGGGTCAGGTCGCCGGAGCGCGAGGCGATTACCCCGCCGGTGATGGAGGTCGTTTCGCCGACATCGGCATTGAGCGCGTTGTCTGTGACGATGCCGGAGGGGGCGTTCACCCAGGCCGAGCTGTTGGAGCCCTTGGCCCCGTTGACGCTGGCAGAGGCGCCGAAGGTGGGCCCGGCACCGTCTGCCCCCAGCCCGATGCCAACGGAAACCCCGGCGCTGTAGCCGCTGCTCTGGTTGGAGCCTTCGGCCGTGTCCAGCCGGCTTTCGATGGTGAGGTTGCGGCCGATGTCGAGATCGGCACTGTCGGCTTCGATCCGCGCGCCCTTCAGGGCAAGGTCCCGGCCGGTTGCGACCGACACATTGCCGCCCGCCGTCACATCCGTGTTGGTGTGATAGGTCTGCGACTGGCTGTAGGAACTTTGCTGGCCGGAGACATCCAGCCCCAGGCTGAGGCTGGCGCCGGGGGCTCCATTCTTGCCACTGGCGCCGACACCAAGCGTCAGCCCGATGCCCGCGGACATGCTGGAGCTTTCGCCCTCATAGGCGAGATGGTTTTGCGCCGATTCCAGGATGACATCCCGTCCCGCCGCCATGGCAATGTCGTTGCCGGCGTCGATCCGGGCGCCCTTGGCGGTGATGTCGCGTCCCGCCTCCAGGGACATGTCGTTGCCCGCCGACAGCGTGGCGGTGCGGGCGATGGCGCTAACCTCCGACGAGCTGCTTTCCTCGCGGGAGATGCCGATGCCGATGCGCACCCCGGCAATGGTGCCGCCCTGGCGGATGGCGTTGAGCTGGTTGAGCGCGTCGACCGCCTTCAGCCCGGCGGAGACCGCGGAAAGCGCCTGATAGCCGAGATTGCCCTTGCCCGAGGCTGCCATGCGCGGGGCATCCGCCAGCGACTTCACCGGTCCGGAAATGTTTTCGAAGGCGCCGACCGACAGCGCGAAGGTGTCGATCTTGTGGCTTTCCGAATGGGCATAAAGATCGTGGACGCTGTCCAGGACGATGTCGCGCCCGGCGGTTATGCCAAGGTCTTCGTCTGCGGCGACGGAGGCAGCTTCGGAAACCACATCGCGCCCGGCATCAATGGAAACGTTCCGGCCGGACACCGCCGAGGTGACCTGGGTCAACGAGCTGGTGTCGGAGGTATGCCGTTCGGACTTGTAGCCGGCGACCACGCCCATGTTGCCGGTTTCGGCAAAGAAGCCGCTTTTCTTGTCGACCCGGCTGTCTTCGGAGGTGTTCTGGGCAGCTTCCAGGCGCACATCGCGCCCGGCCGAAATGGCAACGTCGCTTTCGGAGGATACGGCAGAGCCCTTGACCACGACATCCCCTGCACCGGCCGTGATCTCCAGATCGCCGAGCGCGGTCACCATGGAGCCCACCTGCGTGGTGCTGCTGCTGTCGCGTTTCCTGGAACTTGAGGTCAGGAAGCCGCTTTTGTTGCGCGCGGACCGGTCTTCCCGGCTTTCCTCCGCCGTGCCGATGGTGACGTTTTCACCGGCTGTCAGGCTGGCCGTTCCGTCGCTGGCAATCAGCGAGCCTTCCACGGCGATGTTGCGCCCTGCCTTGAGGTCAGCCGCTTCTGCCGCCTGGATGGTGGAACCGGACACACGGGTCTGGCTTTCGCGCACATCGTAACGGTTGCTGCCTGCCTGGCCACTGGCTTCGAAATGGCTGTCGAGCTCGATGGCGGTCACCACCAGGTCCCGGCCGGCGTCGATTTCCAGGCTGCCGCCGCTGGCAAGATCGGCCCCGGTGATGCGGGTGTCGTTATCGCTGCGGATGGTCAGCGAGTCTTCCGCCGTCACTGTGCCGCGCTCATAGGCCCAGGTGCCGATGGCCGTGGTGCCGTTGCCGGTCGCCCGGGTTGCGGTTTCGATCGAGACAGTCTCGCCGGACAGGGTCACATCCCTGCCGCTGATCGTGCCGGACCTGTTGAGCAGGGTGCCGGCGGCGCTGGCGACCAGGGTTTCGTCGGCCTTGATCGTGCCGCGAACGTTCCTGATTGCCGCTGCCTCTAGCGTCGTGTTGCGCCCGGCGATCACCGCGCCGGTCTTGTTGAGGCCTGTTGTCAAGGCAAGGTAGAGACGGGGCGCGATCACCTCGACGCCATCCACCACCGCGCGTTCGTACCAGACGATGTCGCTGGTCAGGAGCGCGATCTGCTCCTCGCTCAAGGACACGCCGAACGCCAGGTCCAGCGCCTCGGCTTGTGCGCCCGCGTTGTCGATCAGCGTCTTCATCTGCAGGGCATCGGAGGTCTGGTCAGCGGACAGCCAGCGACGGCCCGTCGCCCTGCGCACTTGCTCTGCCACATACTGGCTTTCGAAATAGGCATCGCCGAGCGAGCGGATGTGCTTGTCGATGTCGGGAATGCCGACCGTATCCAGGAAATACTGGGATCCGAAGAATGCGCCGATGTCGACGAATGCGAAGCGGGTTTCGTAAAGGAACGGGCTGCTTTCCGGAGCCCGGCTGAAAAGCTGGCCGTTGAACTTGTAGGACGCGGGGTCGAAGGCCGGGGCCTGGGAGCTTGCGTTGAGCTGAACGATGGACGTGTCCT includes these proteins:
- a CDS encoding two-partner secretion domain-containing protein produces the protein MIKSVLNGFFCTVFLVQTSLPAFAGGLTPDGAAAPGNRPEIIAAPNGVPVQNIVTPNAQGLSHNKFTDFNVGKNGLILNNSKGVGQSNLGGYIVGNPNLQGSGPATVILNEVTSSNRSLLQGATELHGGQANYILANPNGITCNGCGFINIPRATLTTGVPQVDAGTLKGFSVDRGTVTIGADGVAAESVDYFDIVSRAVEINGKIHAGENLGVFAGRNDYDYANRSVAAKAGSAADKPEFAIDSSALGGMYAGRIKLIGTESGVGVRAPESATAATGDFQITADGKLVLGGTVSARKTLRAQSVNGSVEIQQNASVYGQETLILKAGGDIKIAKEATLGAGNQVELEAAGIDFDEAQLLAGMAPGGTLAAGVGSIKVATTGLADFSAASHLQAGEAITFNVGALQQSGTVAADTYTVQASNDVVLGSASIASAIDVASSLGDVTVSSGSVLYSGGNLALSAAGRLTVATAGEVNARDHVALTAPVIDISGGKVFAGVTGEGAAITDAGTLTLTASGSLNVAAGSRLQSGDLTRITAGTWNQLGALEVGSLALDLGGLSLSGSGATVAARDISGSITGTATLAAAAPGLTATNTLDLSVNDLTVAGLLRVNGTGQLTIGGTLSVTGKLEATGGLTVNGGTTSVASGAYIVANDAALLDGLDSFTNRGGVHAGNGLTIRSVNLDNHGGVLVAENGLTLEGRTAGTKAASIINRKGGIIEARSGTLTIRAESLKNITGATFDTKTTAYANEVVAGAYPPDWLKGGFSKYWAAGGIGDWDQFWDTGGGPGGYVFVPHPEKISEILKAKNATAADWDQNWWKEYAPTSIPEFDPDNGTYDDWLMLAPDEDGAAGSGDVVTIYVTEDTFELVDPVARIAAQNGNMVLDVGTLENEYSDIVASGDMRIDGTSIVNGGKTLTRVITIHQSWSSYETRTLGFAPSHKFLDNGVQSKTLSAETIDAVPATIHAGGSLIGNLTGTLTNKAGEPSTPEDLQKSTQDTSIVQLNASSQAPAFDPASYKFNGQLFSRAPESSPFLYETRFAFVDIGAFFGSQYFLDTVGIPDIDKHIRSLGDAYFESQYVAEQVRRATGRRWLSADQTSDALQMKTLIDNAGAQAEALDLAFGVSLSEEQIALLTSDIVWYERAVVDGVEVIAPRLYLALTTGLNKTGAVIAGRNTTLEAAAIRNVRGTIKADETLVASAAGTLLNRSGTISGRDVTLSGETVSIETATRATGNGTTAIGTWAYERGTVTAEDSLTIRSDNDTRITGADLASGGSLEIDAGRDLVVTAIELDSHFEASGQAGSNRYDVRESQTRVSGSTIQAAEAADLKAGRNIAVEGSLIASDGTASLTAGENVTIGTAEESREDRSARNKSGFLTSSSRKRDSSSTTQVGSMVTALGDLEITAGAGDVVVKGSAVSSESDVAISAGRDVRLEAAQNTSEDSRVDKKSGFFAETGNMGVVAGYKSERHTSDTSSLTQVTSAVSGRNVSIDAGRDVVSEAASVAADEDLGITAGRDIVLDSVHDLYAHSESHKIDTFALSVGAFENISGPVKSLADAPRMAASGKGNLGYQALSAVSAGLKAVDALNQLNAIRQGGTIAGVRIGIGISREESSSSEVSAIARTATLSAGNDMSLEAGRDITAKGARIDAGNDIAMAAGRDVILESAQNHLAYEGESSSMSAGIGLTLGVGASGKNGAPGASLSLGLDVSGQQSSYSQSQTYHTNTDVTAGGNVSVATGRDLALKGARIEADSADLDIGRNLTIESRLDTAEGSNQSSGYSAGVSVGIGLGADGAGPTFGASASVNGAKGSNSSAWVNAPSGIVTDNALNADVGETTSITGGVIASRSGDLTLETERLETADIDLHRKGRQVSGSVGVSVGSNPEGKSKPGITVEGAYSNSETEGVARATIGEGEIIVRDGDGDGIKAADLEAEADAAEAEGDTARAEALRTEADREAAEDKTTTETQLANINRDPDAVVVVTSRKEEGFELYLSDTSLEKAVEGIEVTGKALGEAFRALGEELAASGALTPSELDTAKTVAKAIDEGDLDLRALVTCSGRRGFNLWDLVVSSAHAATGCVLFDENGREIAELTPREREACVQMLSRLLEEYARDYLVGERGDTELPASITKTAETLREMASDEVLVAGAQSLGMSVSLIRDVSMRLALGEEKYAEYKEALKPLADAGELSSEAVARTVERFAKEQGLSNQEVKDLKLVAAVTTAAIVTALGAKRVLINGNRAPYTADVAFATIDEFRKHKGGLIELGDSIPLKGDRKGTVAFVDLDGKPVFGVNSSVLVRDTDKELGRSWADTLGVKYGQGTGQYLTHGEAHSLMRAYEKSRGSMPSTVNMFVDRYSCSFCRDPKALPDLAQRMGIENLNLTFKDGSTAVINSGRFISK